A region of the Mangifera indica cultivar Alphonso chromosome 10, CATAS_Mindica_2.1, whole genome shotgun sequence genome:
TCTCTAGTTAATATTTGTGTATTATAGACAAATATACTCTTACATATAATACATATAGTGTCGGCATATACATTGGTCAaattcctatatatatatatgtatatattagtGATTCTCTAGTCAAGATGTTTTCTTATTAATGGTGTCAGGGCAATGTTTGATCACTCTTGGATTTGATAcgtaaattatcatttaacagtGAGTGAATcttatgaaatttatttaaggATGGTCCTAGCTAGagaatttttctatatatatatatataatattctttcAGCTGGCTGGGCCGGTGCTCATTTTTTCACtaataagacaaaaattaatattctaGTACTAATTTGGTTGTTTTTCATCATACTGACACTGCTGGATTTTCTTTTCACTTTGCTGCTGCATTTATTTCTTCCGGTTGTGCCCACAACTTGTTGTTTCATTATTAACttgttgtttttcaaatatgattCTATTTAGTCTATTATTTTTCATAGTTGACATCCTAATgaaggaaaaattattttttcctgttATGGTTCTGGGGCCTTAATGGTTTATAGTTTGAGAGATACTTTATATtcttttagataatattttggaGCCCTGCTTAGGTTCTCAGGATGGCTTGATGTTCTCCAACTTTATATCTTCTTTTGATTCAatgtaattatctttttttcttggTATATATATGCTGCAAGTTTTACGGTTTGATTGTTTCACCAACAGATTCTCCAAAATTATAAGGATATTCTTCAGAAAAACCAATTATACTTACAAGATATGGGCAAGCTCAAGAGCGCTCTTGCTGGGTTGGTACACTGCTTGTCACTCTTGCCATGCGAAACAAGTCAAGGCTTGTGTGAAAAGGTACTGTCAATTTGTCAGTCAAACAAAACTGTAGTACACATCTCTGCTctctcattcttcttcttctcgaTAGAAGCCAATGTTATGGTAAAATTATGAGGAGTCCATTGCATCTtcaaacatatttattattcCATCCTACttcataaatcttttattactagtTTCTCGTAATGTTTATGCATTTTGTGTGTGTAATATTAGCATTTGGGATGgtgattttttcatttaaattgaagTGAGAAGGATTCTAGACCAAAGACATTGAGTTCTTTTTGCAAGTTAACATATAATTTCTGAAGAGCTAATTTAGAATCTTCTTGAAGAGTGTGACCTTTCCTCCGGATTTTCAGTTCTTTTCAAGTACAGTAATTTAAGAATTTACATTGATGTATTATAGTCATCAAAGTCCTTATTTGCTTGCTGATTGTCAAGTCTTTTGCCTTCTTAGCACTTAATAATTAAAGCTCTTTCACTTAATCTCATAGAATATTGCTGGAGAAGGAATATTGCATTCTTTTGAGTCTGAACTACCTACAGAAGTTTCAAGTAAGTGAAAGCACATTTTACCTTATCCCTTCTCtctttgctttttgtttttactGTGATGGTATGGTCTTGAAGTTCTGCAGTCAGCATTAAATCAAGCAGTTTTCTGGAGTTTAGTTATGTTAACTGGTTGTAAGGCTTAAGCTTAGGGAGTATCTTCTGTCATATTGCTTTCTCTCTATCCTGTGTTGCTTTTAGTTGTATTACTTGGTTGTGGTGTAATTTTAGTGATAACATTGAATAAGTTCATAATCGTGCATTGATGATAACatcatttgtttgtattttactTTGTTATTCTTGATTTTGACAAGTCGTACCATACTTTTTACcttcaaattttgttagtttCCTCTAAAAACAAATGTCTTGCATGTGGTCTTGTTATCTAGTGAAGGAGAAAGTGATTTCTACATctgaaagttatttttttaatggcaTAAGTTTTGTTGtaagtataaaataatcatGATACCTTCTTCCTTATTGTCTTTTTGCTttccaatttttattattttgggttGGTGAAAGATATGTTTCTGTTGTCACATCTTCTGCATTTTTGTGTGTAGGGTTTTCTTCCATCACAAAGAAACTAAAGGATCTTGTTCCAGTTTTAGTCAGCTGTTTCCAAGAATTTGTTCCGTTGGTTCATGGCATGACATCACTGGATGCACAATCATTTGATTGTATGCATTTTATACTTCAAAGCATAGATCTAGcatttagattttttgtttaTGGAACCCACCAGGGTAAACCAGCGTTACAACCTTCTTGTGGAGGACCTGATGCAGCAATATTGGATCAAACTATATTGTCGGTATTGTTGAAAAAGTTATTCAGTGTATTTCCTCTAAATCCAATGCATCACCTTTCTGATAAGGTATTacctattataaattttgtaatatcTATTGTTGTTTCTGATTGACCATTTCTTATACACTTTGCTTCATATTGGTATTGCAGTTTACTtctattttatatcaaaacccTCTTTCCTATCCCTCTTTATAGTCTTGCAATTATGGAAGTATATATGCCCAGCTTTCATTTCTAAGTTGCATTATTTTGTCATGCTGTTGAACTATGGGCTTGATCGTTGCTTCTAAGCTCATAGATCCTCCATATTTTGCAGTCCCACATTCTCTCATATTTgccataattttcttttcttttttctatgaGGGGTGTTACATTCCAAAGCTagcttgaaatttttaatttattgctcTTGCATTAAGAgatatctctaatttttttctttacactTGGCAGGTTGATGATAGATACTTTGTCTTGAACATtgttattacaaaaatatttttgcatTATAGTGAGTGGATTTGCCCTCCTGCTGTCTTGTTGGAGaaatttctagaatttataGAAAATGCGCTTCTTGACAAGGTTCGATTTCACAAATGAATtcctagtatttttttaatgcttGGTGATGCATGAAATTGCAattgatggttattattattaatatgttgatgaaattttgaagttgattcgttattttattctaatagtataaactataaatttcaCTTTTTGTACCCAATCATATTGGCTAGTAGGCAATGAGCTGTAGCCAATTAAGAATCAGAGTTTCACAAGTTCAAGTGAAGTTGTCATGTTTGTCAATGTTTAATTAATGAAAGCAATGGGGATAGTTCTATGCACCACTTGAGATTCTCTGTTGACAGTTAAATGCCATTTGAAAAGGTTACAGCTTCCACAGATCATCCGCTGGTGCTGCTTTGTGTCTGTGGTAGTTGGGGACCAGGCTTGGAAGAAATATTCTAAATAGGAGGCCAGTAATGGATGTACATCTGTCCTTGTCCTTTTACTTCTAGAATCATTACAGATTGATTTGTAATGTAGGTAATTTCAGATACTAAGcattattaattcatttagaATATGCTTTGGTGAAGGTTAAAAGTAGCCTAGAAGCAAAAATAAGGAATGCACTTTTCTAATCATCCTCCCATAAAGAGTGTGGTGTACCTCATTCTATAACATTGAAAAAATGTGCAAATAGGAGACAAAATACATATTAACCCTGAAATGGGATTTGAATATAGGTTACTCAAGTCAATGTTCTTCTTGGCATAAATTGTTGCTCTGAATCTGTTTGTATGCTGTTGAGATGTtctgaaatttttatgaaaagatCTTTTGTTTGAACTGGGtattgaaaatcaaatgatATCTATTCCTTGtagattttattgatttatgacTTTGCAGAGCTGCAGCGACACACGGTCTGGTAAAGCTGTTTGGGAAAAACATTTACTTTTATTGCTACCTTTTCTTCCAAAACTTTTGCTGCAAATGACAAGTGATTGGAAGCATCGTCTTTTTCAGGTTTGACGTGTACTTCAAGAATTATTTGATGCTATGATCTGGGGGTAGATTCAAATCAAGCTAACTTGAACTCATTTGTCAACTTAGCTAAAACAAGCTTGGTTTagctgagctcaagcttgagcttgggTTTAAAGGTTTTATAttgtcaagctcaagctcaagtttgggAGTGTTCGGATTGCTTGTGAGCCTAGAAAAGTTCAATTCGGATAggttaaaacaacattattttgaccaatatgcATAGAAACAACATTGTTTTGGTTGATTTTGGTTCAGCAACAATACCAAGCTGAACTCAGCTTGATCTTGGCTCGGTACTGCAACCAAACTCAAGTCTAACTCACCTCAAGCCACTGAACTCAAACTGGTTCAACTTTTTCAAGCTGAGTCAAATTCGAGCTCGGCAATTCACCCCTACTAAGAGCTTGTCTTAGCAAATTACTTTTTGAATTTCTCTtgctttattaaatttattgttcttATACTTTAAATTTGGTTCTAGATTTGTGTTCTTAAAGATAATGATTTGTGTGAAAATTGATAACAATCAAGGTGCTATTGAAAACTTTATTGCAGGCATTTACCAAGACATTTGAGGATAGCAACCCAGAGTCTTCTCTTAAGTTGGCCTGTCTTTCTGCTATTGAAGAAATGCTTGTTCCTGTAAGCTCAATTTTGCTTCTcaataacaatttcttttttcttgataaTCTTTGTATCTCTCTCACGTTCCAACCTTACTGTAATGAAAACTAACTCTTTAcgttttctaaatgaaccttaGAGAGATGACATGGTGTTCCTAGATGCAAGTGATCCCTTATTTGAATATCAGATTACGTGGATAAGAGCCCTGCCCCAGTTGCTTGTCCTGCTAGATGATGAGCACCCATCCTCCACCCAGGTAGTTCTCTGTTTAATCTCTTGAACACTTGTTGCTGTGGCAGTGAGgcaatataattttgaatatggaTAAAATTGTTGAAGACAAATGCATTAGCAACCTAGCTGGTCATTATATATCAGTTATGATAATCTTCTCTGGTTACCATCTATACCATGTAAATATCAAAAATGAGTGACCAATTTCTTTGAAATTAAAATGTCCTGTAGGTTGTGTTGAAAATTCTACTTTGCCTGGGAAAATGTTCTTACTTGAATTCTACTGTTGCCTGGGAATTTGAGAACATGCAGTACACACTTCATAAGTTCTATAGCTCGTTTCAAGAGGAAGGTGTGCATCAATAGTAGTGagatttatattgtttaaattgCACCTCTGAGCCTTGGAATTTGGCTTCTAATCGTAATATTCCTTGTGTTACAGGAGACATAATTTATGGTCCTTTTGTAAGGCTTTCCAGGGATTCTCAAGAACTATCTGTCTGCTGCCTTTACTATTTCTCTAACTTGGGCCCTCTGCTGCTGAAGTCTATAGCTTTTTGTTGCCTATGTAAGAATAAGCGCATTGAGTATTTATGAATTTCATTGTTCTGGCTTTTAAGTGTTATCCTTTCTTAGCATTACACGTCTGAAGCTTTTCGATGGTCTGGGAGGATGACATTGACAATGAGGGAAGGCCTTTTGGCAATTGAAAGAGAGTGAATGTTCCCTTTAAACTGAAGACAGATGTACTTAAAATTTCCATAATTCAGTCATAGGGGCGgtgaattttacatttttatatatgtggTACTTGGtttcataaaaatatcaaatatggcaaaaagggatttttttttttttttgtatttttgacAGAATCATATGTACCTTAAAGTTAATCAGAAGATAAATAtgtttattacttatattatttttgtgatattttcccTGCCTGTATATTTCAGGTCCTGAGTTAGACCCATTTATGCTACTTAGAATCATAGAGGTTCTGCATTCTGCCTTCAGTGTTGGACATATCCAGATTGCTGACAACATCAGTTTCGTCATCACTTTAATCTCCCGTTTTAGAGTTTTTCCTGGTACTGCAGTCATTTCTTCTATTGTCAGTCATATTTTCGTTCATGATTGTTGATAAACCCCTAAAGTTCAAGCTTGTAGAAAGAGCTTAACAGTGCTGTTTCAACTC
Encoded here:
- the LOC123227608 gene encoding uncharacterized protein LOC123227608, producing the protein MARSKASSKKQQKPQKQRGVDFKKIKRKLGRKLPPPKNSTNTEIKSKAIILPEQSLASEKVGLAVSKKGLTLKELLQQTSHHNAKVRKDALMGIKDLFQKHPGELRLHRYAAMEKLRERVCDDDKLVRETLYQLFKTVIFPGCKEDTQRPFISLMMAYIFNAMTNLAIDVRLMAFKFSDLVVQYYPPSFFLYAEKILQNYKDILQKNQLYLQDMGKLKSALAGLVHCLSLLPCETSQGLCEKNIAGEGILHSFESELPTEVSRFSSITKKLKDLVPVLVSCFQEFVPLVHGMTSLDAQSFDCMHFILQSIDLAFRFFVYGTHQGKPALQPSCGGPDAAILDQTILSVLLKKLFSVFPLNPMHHLSDKVDDRYFVLNIVITKIFLHYSEWICPPAVLLEKFLEFIENALLDKSCSDTRSGKAVWEKHLLLLLPFLPKLLLQMTSDWKHRLFQAFTKTFEDSNPESSLKLACLSAIEEMLVPRDDMVFLDASDPLFEYQITWIRALPQLLVLLDDEHPSSTQVVLKILLCLGKCSYLNSTVAWEFENMQYTLHKFYSSFQEEGDIIYGPFVRLSRDSQELSVCCLYYFSNLGPLLLKSIAFCCLCPELDPFMLLRIIEVLHSAFSVGHIQIADNISFVITLISRFRVFPEIMHPALERDVKISNCGTFKLLTNAVCSCLSQMGDNSLVFQLLEKAIINQLLLKPPLDNACAMLRMLVTLDSKPTMLSEQGVITLSEYLSGYLVDVAHCIPEDDEITGPTCTRTCRYYILPCFFLFDRSHKLLELVLNKMGSLITQSSSSTLDHIYLQYAMDRSKRIDAVVSAILLMHKDAKVRKIVSLFKEEVVHILQSIMCVQSAEVANLNIEERHKIQCAYDQLKMVTRMLPNRVSAI